The Streptomyces sp. NBC_00670 genome window below encodes:
- a CDS encoding rod shape-determining protein, with the protein MTSARREPAWRALRRSSGLALDLGSARTRVWTRAHTILDAPTVSFGPADDAGVVRPVERGAIVDSDGAARLLTRLLAPRVPRYARPVIVCTTPVLGGAEHRAELAAVLAGLRPRSVLAIDTVRALALAAGADLSRPLLVVDLGAQLTEVALLCDGTVSAARRVEHGTGDLPTLTARRLADRVTEAVTGLVREDPRPEFVDALARGPLLGGGGALRPELVHRLARQLNTSVRPVPRPHTAAVRGAAAALDSARRHPVLATPVGPAGPA; encoded by the coding sequence GTGACGTCCGCACGGCGCGAGCCCGCGTGGCGGGCGCTGCGGCGCTCCTCGGGCCTCGCGCTCGACCTCGGCAGCGCCCGGACGCGCGTCTGGACCCGGGCACACACCATCCTCGACGCGCCCACGGTCTCGTTCGGTCCCGCGGACGACGCCGGTGTCGTCCGCCCCGTCGAGCGCGGTGCCATCGTCGACTCCGACGGGGCCGCGCGGCTGCTCACCCGGCTGCTCGCCCCCCGCGTCCCCCGGTACGCCCGCCCCGTGATCGTGTGCACCACCCCGGTGCTCGGCGGTGCGGAGCACCGGGCGGAGCTCGCCGCGGTGCTGGCCGGGCTGCGGCCGCGCAGCGTGCTGGCGATCGACACCGTCCGTGCGCTCGCGCTCGCGGCCGGTGCCGACCTGTCCCGGCCGCTGCTCGTCGTCGACCTCGGTGCCCAGCTCACCGAGGTCGCCCTGCTGTGCGACGGCACCGTCTCCGCCGCCCGCCGCGTGGAACACGGCACCGGCGATCTGCCGACACTGACCGCGAGGCGACTGGCCGACCGGGTCACCGAGGCGGTCACCGGCCTCGTGCGGGAGGACCCCCGCCCGGAGTTCGTCGACGCGCTCGCACGGGGACCGCTGCTCGGCGGGGGCGGCGCGCTGCGCCCGGAGCTGGTCCACCGGCTCGCCCGGCAGCTCAACACCTCCGTCCGGCCGGTGCCCCGGCCGCACACCGCCGCCGTGCGTGGGGCGGCCGCCGCGCTGGACTCGGCGCGGCGCCATCCCGTCCTGGCGACACCGGTCGGCCCGGCGGGCCCCGCCTGA
- a CDS encoding Rv1733c family protein — translation MPDLVPRAEPPPAVSADRWWRWRPGPLRRPGDLLLAWAGLLLGAVVAAATPLTGYAVGTAVYDRATHSARAQVDAGRHTTAVLVQDVPRHPEPGSEEEQESRYPAKVRYTTADGTVRTATAEVAPGLTAGDRVRVWTDAAGALAEPPLTAEQIRSRAIGSGILAGAGVLVLGRLAYMAAAWAVRRRRIAAWGCEWERVASRWTARP, via the coding sequence ATGCCCGACCTCGTTCCGCGTGCCGAACCGCCGCCGGCCGTTTCCGCCGACCGCTGGTGGCGCTGGCGCCCCGGCCCGCTGCGCCGGCCCGGGGACCTGCTCCTTGCCTGGGCCGGACTGCTGCTGGGCGCGGTGGTCGCCGCGGCCACGCCGCTGACCGGGTACGCCGTCGGCACCGCCGTGTACGACCGGGCGACGCACAGCGCCCGCGCGCAGGTCGACGCCGGGCGGCACACCACCGCCGTACTGGTCCAGGACGTGCCCCGGCACCCGGAGCCCGGGTCGGAGGAGGAGCAGGAGAGCCGCTACCCGGCAAAGGTGCGGTACACCACGGCCGACGGGACGGTCCGCACCGCCACCGCCGAGGTGGCGCCCGGGCTCACGGCGGGGGACCGGGTACGGGTGTGGACGGACGCGGCGGGCGCGCTCGCCGAGCCGCCGCTCACGGCGGAGCAGATCCGCAGCCGGGCCATCGGGTCCGGGATTCTCGCGGGAGCCGGGGTGCTGGTGCTGGGACGGCTGGCGTACATGGCTGCCGCGTGGGCGGTGCGGCGGCGGCGGATCGCGGCGTGGGGGTGCGAGTGGGAGCGGGTCGCGAGCCGGTGGACGGCCCGGCCGTGA
- a CDS encoding IclR family transcriptional regulator: MVEQPPRSAPDRLLSVLAAFDHAHPALSLSEIARRAALPLTTTHRLVGALTAWGALERDGAGVYHVGLRLWEVAALAPRGLALRQVALPYLEDLYEATHENVQLAVRDGGEVVYIEWLSGRSAVGVHIRVGARWPLHATGVGLALLAHSDQSVQEEYCAGPLAAFTPHTVTDPAQLRRRLAEVRRAGVAVSSRQITDDAVSVAAPVRGPDGRVTAAVSLVVPLDDVHLPALTPTVRLAARGISRALGWRPATP, encoded by the coding sequence ATCGTCGAACAGCCACCCCGCTCCGCCCCCGACCGGCTTCTCTCCGTGCTCGCCGCGTTCGATCACGCGCATCCCGCCCTCTCCCTCTCCGAGATCGCCCGCCGCGCGGCGCTCCCGCTCACCACCACCCACCGTCTCGTCGGCGCGCTCACCGCGTGGGGCGCGCTGGAGCGGGACGGGGCCGGCGTGTACCACGTCGGCCTGCGGCTCTGGGAGGTCGCCGCGCTCGCCCCGCGCGGCCTCGCGCTGCGGCAGGTCGCGCTCCCGTACCTCGAGGACCTCTACGAGGCCACGCACGAGAACGTGCAGCTGGCCGTCCGCGACGGCGGCGAGGTCGTGTACATCGAGTGGCTGTCCGGCCGCAGCGCCGTGGGCGTGCACATCCGTGTCGGCGCCCGCTGGCCCCTGCACGCCACCGGCGTGGGGCTCGCCCTGCTGGCCCACAGCGACCAGTCCGTGCAGGAGGAGTACTGCGCCGGCCCGCTCGCCGCGTTCACCCCGCACACGGTCACCGACCCGGCCCAACTGCGCCGCCGGCTCGCCGAGGTGCGCCGCGCGGGCGTGGCGGTGAGCAGCCGCCAGATCACCGACGACGCGGTCTCGGTGGCGGCACCGGTCCGCGGCCCGGACGGCCGGGTGACGGCGGCGGTGTCGCTCGTCGTCCCCCTCGACGACGTCCACCTCCCGGCGCTCACCCCGACCGTACGCCTGGCCGCCCGCGGCATCAGCCGCGCCCTGGGGTGGCGCCCGGCAACGCCCTGA